CATTCATAATTTAGAATGTGTGTTCCCGATTTATGCGATGCTTACTTCATCCTATGTGGTTTAATCCACTTGAACGTCTCTTTAGTACACTTATGTTATGCTGTCTTGCGGTATTTTCTTCCATGTCCCCTTTTTTCTCTTCAGTTATGGTCCCTTGTCTTGTTTTTGACTCTCTTTGGTCCCTGTGCCACTCTCTGTGTCCTCCCAGTGGTTTTACCCTATGGTAGGTTACGTCAGGCTGTTCTACCACAGGGTAGAACCACGGACAGGATACGGGGAGCTCTCAACACGGAGCCATCCGCCAGCATACAGGACCCTTCTTCCGCTGTGTGTAGCTGTAGGTCTCTGAAAGCCTTCTTGTCTCGTGTCATATGCCTTTTCTCCTTCCAAGAATGCATGATCTGTATGAGTTTGTTCCGAGTTGTTTTGATCATGTAAGGATTGTCTTCCGCTACTCACGTTCAACTTTTTGTTTCCCCTCTTATTTCTGTATACCTTCTCAATATTCTTCCAATCTGAACTTTGCCCCCTCCTCACTGCTCTTTATACCTTGTCTTTTTGCAGGGAGTGGTTCTTCTTGCTGTCCCACGAGGTTCTCAATCCCATGTACTGTCTGTTTGAATACGCTGGCAAGAATAATTACTGCTTACAGATAAACCCAGCTTCGTCCATCAACCCAGATCATCTAACCTACTTCAGGTTTATTGGCCGTTTTATTGCGATGGTAAGTGGGGGCATACATGTAGATTTGGGTTAGGCTGTTTGAAAGGTCTTCTCCTTGTTACTGTTACtaagtgtcccccccccctacCTCCTTAGGCTCTATACCATGGGAAGTTCATAGACACCGGCTTCACACTTCCTTTCTACAAGAGAATGCTAAATAAGAAGCCAACTCTGCGGGACTTGGAATCCATTGACCCTGAATTCTACAATTCCATTATATGGATCAAGTAAGTGAGCCCTGTATTAAGCCGAGGTCTAGTATGGGCAGAGGTTTAATTGGATCCATCAGTGCACCTGTATTAGCCATATATATGATACTTGGGTTTGTCTTGTAGTCTTCCACGTCAACCATACTTATTTTGCACTGTTCCCCTTGCTTGCAGAGACAATAACCTGGAAGAGTGTGAACTGGAACTTTATTTTGTGCAAGACATGGAGATCCTGGGAGAGGTTACCTCTCACAAACTCAAGGAAGGAGGAGAAAACATCCGAGTTACAGAGGAGAACAAAGAGGAGTTTATCATGTATGTGTCTGAACCAAAGTGTAGTATGATTTAGTGTAACCTAGTGTTCACTTAGTCGGCGTCTGGTATCTCTGCTGTGTGAGTACCCTTTCTCTGTCACCTACAGGCTTCTCACTGACTGGCGTTTCACTCGTGGAGTAGAGGAGCAGACCAATGCCTTTCTGGATGGCTTCAATGAGGTTGTGCCTTTGGAGTGGCTACGTTACTTTGATGAAAAGGAGCTGGAGGTGAGAATCAGCCATCAAACTTCTTTGTGAAAGTGGGGTTAAGCTTTCTACAGGCTGCTGGGCCTTGGGAGGATGAGCCAGTGTCTGTTATATTTTGGGGAGTGTCAGCAGCCATCTTTTCTGATGACCTGTGTGTATTGCAGCTGATGCTCTGTGGGATGCAGGAGATTGATATAAGTGACTGGCAGAAGAATACAATCTACAGACACTACACCAAGACAAGCAAGCAGGTCCAGTGGTTCTGGCAAGTGAGTACAGTGTCTTATCTGACCTACAATTCTCATGACCATCCTCTAAGCGCATGTTTAAAGAGAAAGATCTGATTAAGACAATGCATACTTCTTAGAACACAATCTGTTTGATGGCCTTCTGTTACCACATAGCACTAATGAGCGGCTCACCTTTTTTGCCATTCACAGGTGGTGAAGGAGATGGACAACGAGAAGCGGATTCGGTTGTTGCAGTTTGTGACGGGAACGTGCCGCTTGCCTGTTGGAGGTTTTACAGAGCTGATAGGTGAGCTGCTCTTGTCCTTTCTACCAGAACCAGCTGTAGATCCTAGAGATTTTGACACCGTGGCTGACTTTTTTGAAAAGCAGACTTTTTGTTGTTGACACCTTTGCCAAAGCTCGCTTGTGCCCCATTTCACCGCTCCTCTCTGTTCTGTCTTGTAGGAAGTAATGGGCCACAGAAGTTCTGCATTGACAAAGTTGGTAAAGATACCTGGCTTCCACGGAGTCACACTTGGTAAGATTGTTACGGAACCCTGCAGCATTTAAAATTATTCCGATCGCATGTACCAAGCAAACGTTTTGGATTACTAGGGATAAGACACCCATCCGGTGACTAACTTCTGtttcattctatgtttcttcaGCTTTAACAGATTAGACCTCCCTCCCTATAAGAGTTATGAGCAGCTGAAGGAGAAGTTGCTTTTTGCCATTGAGGAAACTGAAGGGTTTGGCCAGGAGTAACATCTTGAACTGGAAACTGTTCAAGAGATAGGAAAAGGTGGACTCAATGGCAGAAGGTCATCCCTGCCATCTCATTGTGCGTAGTACCATCTCATTACAAGACATGATGATCTGCATTGGTAAATGGTATTTGGTTACCCTGTGGCAAGTACAGTGTTTAAGTACTTTGCCTATTTCTTCTCTTTTAATAAGCCTTTTTCTCTTCTAATCATTGTTCAATGAAGTTGTGGTTTAATGATGACTCTTCTCCGGAACTAGCATTAACTCATAATTGTGTCCTAATTAGCAAAAACAGATTTTCCTTTGCTTTCCTGATATCATCATGCGTTTTATAAGGCCCGTCTCCTGCCGGAAAGGCAAGCTTGGCCTTGTATTAGCAAATTCCCAAATTTGTATGATCAGATCTAGGCAGTTGCTTCCAACCACAGCAGGTCTTAGAAGATCATTGTGGTCAAAGCGTGAAAAGATTTATTGACTGGATTATGATTTACGTATGACTAGTACCAGTCTGTAATAACACATTTGGTCTGTTAAAAGGGCAGTAGAGGAGTAAGTTACCTTTACGCTATTCCCATCAGGCTATAACTAATTCATCTTTAAACAAATATCGTACGAGCGcctgaagagaaaaaagaaagaaaaaagtgtacTTTTAGTTAGCCATCAGATCTAATGGACACGTGATACACGGATATCTCTGAAATACTCAGGTGCTGTTTCAATgtcgaaaaaaagaaaatcatcactttttatatattttttttgattcACAGCCAGCtttcagcattgaaagagtgcTCAATAGCtgtcattgtatatatatactgtatataaaatataaatatataaaatggaaaaaaaaagtaatttgtcaGATTTGGATTGATCACTGGACCTTTGTAGAACAGCGGTCTGCTTCTATGATGTTAAAATTTGTGCAATAAAGAGAGGTTTGATTAAAGGTGGACatcgtgtgtgtgtgaaggGACATAGAATGTGGGGTTTGTATTTAAATCACCTTTGTGTTTACGTTGAATTCTAACCAGGACCTTAACATCTCAGGTAAGAACTAATAAAACTGCGGTGCGTTATTTCCTCTGCATTAATTAAAGTGAACTTCTTATA
The nucleotide sequence above comes from Spea bombifrons isolate aSpeBom1 chromosome 10, aSpeBom1.2.pri, whole genome shotgun sequence. Encoded proteins:
- the WWP2 gene encoding NEDD4-like E3 ubiquitin-protein ligase WWP2 isoform X2, with product MIQEPALPPGWEMKYTSEGIRYFVDHNTRTTTFKDPRPGFDSGVKQGGSPGAYDRSRSFRWKYHQFRFLCHSNTLPSHVKISVSRQTLFEDSFQQIMNMKPYDLRRRLYIIMRGEEGLDYGGIAREWFFLLSHEVLNPMYCLFEYAGKNNYCLQINPASSINPDHLTYFRFIGRFIAMALYHGKFIDTGFTLPFYKRMLNKKPTLRDLESIDPEFYNSIIWIKDNNLEECELELYFVQDMEILGEVTSHKLKEGGENIRVTEENKEEFIMLLTDWRFTRGVEEQTNAFLDGFNEVVPLEWLRYFDEKELELMLCGMQEIDISDWQKNTIYRHYTKTSKQVQWFWQVVKEMDNEKRIRLLQFVTGTCRLPVGGFTELIGSNGPQKFCIDKVGKDTWLPRSHTCFNRLDLPPYKSYEQLKEKLLFAIEETEGFGQE